The following nucleotide sequence is from Deinococcus planocerae.
GTCGCCCAGGTGCCCTCGAACCCAGGCCGGCACCGTAGCAACACGCCGGAGAATGAGGTGAGAGCCGGGAGGGCATCGGCTCTCATGAGGCGCTCAGCGGCAAGCCGCTGGAACTCAGTGCGGACGAGGACTGAGAAGCCGGACCCGGAGGGCAGGTCGGCCTGCTGGCCGGGGGGTCCACCGAACGCCCGGCAAAAGTCGCGCAGGGCGGCGTGCGCGCCGGGCTCGTTGCCCAATCTCCGGTACAGGGCGATGACCGCCCGGTGGGCGTCCTCGTAGAGCGGGTCGAGCCGCAGGGCGCGCCGGTAGTGGGCCAGCGCCTCCTTGGGGGCGTCCGCCTCCACCCCCTGTCCCCGTTTCCACGCGCCCTGGGCGGCGCACTCGATCACGCGGGTCCGAACGTCCTCGACCCACTCGCCGTGCCGACCGGGCAGCACGGTGCCGTAGCCCTCGCCGAACTGGTGCTCGGCCTCTTCCAGTGCGCGAAGCCCACCCGGCGCTCGGGACGGACGACCAGTTGCATGAAGGGAAGGGGCGAGCCGCGCTTCCCGTTCACCCCACCCGGGGGTTAAGCTTTCGCCACCAGCACAACGAGAAAGAAGGGAGACCCATGCAACGACCGCACGTCTCACCCACCGCCTCCAGTTCTCCCTCCAAGGGCCGCCCCGCCGCCCTGCTTCTGTGCGTGGCCCTCACCCTGGGGGCCTGCGCGCAGCAGGGCGCGGTGACGACGGATACCGCCGGGGCCGCCGACCTCGGGACCGCCCGGGTGCGGGGCAATGCCTCCAACCTCGGCCCGAACGTCCGGGTCTTCGACCCCAGTATGCCCGTGGCCGAGATTCAGGCCGCACTCGACGCGGCCTACGCCCGGCAGGTGGACGACGAGATGGGCAGCGGGAGGTACGCCTTCTTGTTCAGGCCCGGCACGTACGGCACGGCCCAGCGGCCCCTCCAGGTCAAGGTGGGCTACTACACCGAGATCGCGGGCCTGGGGGCCTCGCCCGGCGACGTGGTGATCAACGGCAAGGTGGAGGTCTACAACCGCTGCCTGGGCGACGGCGGCGCGAGCAACTGCCTGGCGCTCGTGAACTTCTGGCGCACGCTGTCGAACCTCACCATCGACGTGAACGCCGCGGGGCAAGACGGGTGCCGGGCCTCCGCGAACTTCTGGGCGGTGTCGCAGGCCGCGCCCATGCGCCGGGTGTGGGTGCGCGGCGGCACCCTGTCGCTGATGGACTACTGCACCGCGGGCCCCCAGTACGCGAGCGGCGGCTTCATGGCCGACAGCCGGGCGGAGACCGTCGTCAACGGCTCGCAGCAGCAGTGGCTGACCCGCAACAGCGAGATCGGAAGCTGGTCGAACGGCGTGTGGAACCAGGTGTTCGCGGGCGTCGTGGGCGCCCCGAGCGACGCGACCTTTCCCGAGCCGCCCTACACGACGCTGGACACCACGCCGGTCAGCCGCGAGAAGCCCTTCCTGTACGTGGACGCCGGGGGCGAGTACGCGGTGCGCGTGCCGTCCGCCCGCACGGAGACCCGGGGCACCTCCTGGAACGGCACCGAGGCGCCGGGCCGCTCCATTCCGCTGCGTGACTTCTTCGTCGCGCGGCCCTCGGATTCGGCGCAGACGATCAACCGGGAATTGGCGCGCGGAAGGAACCTGCTGCTCACCCCCGGCGTGTACAGCATCGACCGCGACCTAACCGTGAGGCGACCGAACACGGTCGTGCTGGGCCTGGGCCACGCGACCCTGACCGCCGTGAACGGCGCGACGCCCCTGCGAATCGCGGACGTGCCCGGGGTGATCGTCGCGGGGGTGACGATAGACGCGGGAACCGAGAAGTCGCCGGTGCTGTTGCAGGTGGGCCGGGAGCGCGGGGGCGGGCGCCGGGAGGACTCCTCCAACCCGACCACCCTCAGCGACGTGTACTTCCGGGTCGGCGGGCCGCACGTTGGCCGGGCGGACGTGGCCCTGGAGGTCAACAGCGACCACGTGCTGATCGACCACGCCTGGGTCTGGCGGGCCGACCACGGCGCCGAGGGCTTCTCGGGCGACACCGAGCGCTGGCGGACCAACACCGGCAGGAACGGCGTGGTGATCAACGGCGACGACGTGACGGCGACGGGCCTGTTTGTCGAGCACTTCCAGGAATACAACACGGTGTGGAACGGCGAGCGCGGCACGACCGTCCTGTACCAGAACGAACTGCCGTACGACCCGCCCACCCAGGCCGAGTGGATGAACGGCCAGACGCTCGGTTGGGCGGGGTACAAGGTCGCTCCCCAGGTGCGGACCCACACGCTGCACGGCGGGGGCGTGTACGTCTTCAACCAGAACAACCCGTCCATCGTGACCGAGAACGGCTTCGAGGTGCCGCGGGCGCCCGGCGTGAGGCTGCGCCACATCATGACGGTCAACCTCAGCGCGGGCACGATCAACCACGTGGTGGGCGGTGTGGGCGGTCCGGCAGACACCACCCGCGTCGGTCAGCCGGTCTACGTCGAGCGGTACCCCGTACCCTGAAGGCCACCGGGCCTGACCGTCCGGGGGGGCCCTGACCGGCCCGCTAGGTGGGGGAGGCACCGAGCGCCACCGGGAGGGCCTCCGAGGCACGCATCGGCGCGGCACGGGCGTCGTCGTGAGGCCGGGCGCCCGGCCTAGACACCGCTTCCCCCCTGCGCGAGCGCCCGCATCAGCCACCACGCGACCAGCCCCCCGCGCGCCAGCCAGGCCGCCGTGCGCCAGGTGTTTGTCGTCACCAGCCGCGCGTGCCGCCCGGGGTCGAAGCCTGCGGCGAGGTGCCCGTGCAGCGGGGACTGGACGACCGCCGTCGAGAGCCAGATCAGGAGAATCAGCCCCAGCCCCAGCCACGCCGACGCCCCGGGAAGGGCAGGCGGCGGGCGCAGGGCGAGCCAGGCCCCCGTGCCGAGTTCGGCCCCCATCAGGGGTGCGACCAGCCACGTGATGCGCGTGACGTGCTCGCGCTGGTAGGCCGCGTACCCGGCGACCCCCACCCGGGCGAACAGCGGGTAGTGCACAAGCTGAATGGTGAGGATGAGACCGACGAGCGCCCAGGTGACCGCGGCGTGCAAGACAAGCAGCATGGCCCGAGTGTGACGCCCGGCGACCGCCCGCGCGAGCCCGTCTTCGGTTGCCAGCGCCCAACGCCAGCCGCCGGGCCGACGAGTACCTGCGGCGGCAGGTGCTTGCTTCGGGCCCAATTCGAGGAGGTCCAGACCTGGGAGAAGCAGAGTGAGGATTCATTCCAGCGGATGCCCTGGACCCCCGGCACGGAGAAGAATCTACGGACGCGCGGGGAGGCCCCCACAAGAGCACTCCCCGCGCTTCAACCTGGGCGCTGGCGATCCTCCGTCGTCTGAGGGCTGGCATGAAACGCGAGGTACAGCCGGG
It contains:
- a CDS encoding bacterial transcriptional activator domain-containing protein, with product MLPGRHGEWVEDVRTRVIECAAQGAWKRGQGVEADAPKEALAHYRRALRLDPLYEDAHRAVIALYRRLGNEPGAHAALRDFCRAFGGPPGQQADLPSGSGFSVLVRTEFQRLAAERLMRADALPALTSFSGVLLRCRPGFEGTWATACAAARLRVVVLRGGQPSPSAAQYPRRHRTPSHDAIWPAPPIRPAFMKSPFL
- a CDS encoding adenylyl cyclase: MQRPHVSPTASSSPSKGRPAALLLCVALTLGACAQQGAVTTDTAGAADLGTARVRGNASNLGPNVRVFDPSMPVAEIQAALDAAYARQVDDEMGSGRYAFLFRPGTYGTAQRPLQVKVGYYTEIAGLGASPGDVVINGKVEVYNRCLGDGGASNCLALVNFWRTLSNLTIDVNAAGQDGCRASANFWAVSQAAPMRRVWVRGGTLSLMDYCTAGPQYASGGFMADSRAETVVNGSQQQWLTRNSEIGSWSNGVWNQVFAGVVGAPSDATFPEPPYTTLDTTPVSREKPFLYVDAGGEYAVRVPSARTETRGTSWNGTEAPGRSIPLRDFFVARPSDSAQTINRELARGRNLLLTPGVYSIDRDLTVRRPNTVVLGLGHATLTAVNGATPLRIADVPGVIVAGVTIDAGTEKSPVLLQVGRERGGGRREDSSNPTTLSDVYFRVGGPHVGRADVALEVNSDHVLIDHAWVWRADHGAEGFSGDTERWRTNTGRNGVVINGDDVTATGLFVEHFQEYNTVWNGERGTTVLYQNELPYDPPTQAEWMNGQTLGWAGYKVAPQVRTHTLHGGGVYVFNQNNPSIVTENGFEVPRAPGVRLRHIMTVNLSAGTINHVVGGVGGPADTTRVGQPVYVERYPVP